A window of Gudongella oleilytica genomic DNA:
TATAGCGGATTGCCTCTTTGGCAATCATATAAATTATTATAGTTTTATCTCTATGTCTACGCCTGCAGGAAGATTCAGCTTCATTAGTGAATCGACCGTCTTTTGATTCGGGTTGAGGATATCGATAAGTCTCTTATGAGTTCTTTGCTCGAATTGCTCTCTGGAATCCTTGTACTTATGAACCGCTCTAAGGATAGTTATGATCTCCTTCTCTGTCGGCAATGGAACCGGACCTGATACGGAAGCCCCTGTCCTCTTAGCAGTTTCTACGATTCTCTGTGCTGATGAATCCAGCAGCTCATGATCGTAAGCCTTCAACCTGATTCTTATTTTTTGCTTGTTTGACATTTAATTTCCCTCCTTCTATCGCATGTTGATACTCTACATGCGACTTGAGACACCGATACACCCTCCCGGGTGTTTTCTATTTTTTTTAAAATTTACGGATCTCAGCCGCCCGATTTATAACCGGACATTCTCAGCAAAAATTCCCTGCAAATGCAGCAACCTTTTGCCTCATCGCAATGTCTAAATCAAAACACTAATATAGTTTACATCAAAACAAAGCAAAACACAAGTATTTTTTACTGTTTTGCCTCGAAAATTCGATGTCTTTTCATGAGCTTGAACGACACCGAAAGAAGGAGTAAAACCCCTTCTTTCAAGTATCGCAAGTATGCTTTTATAAATTATTCGTAAACCTTAGTTACAACGCCTGCTCCTACTGTTCTTCCGCCTTCTCTTATCGCGAATCTCAATCCTTCTTCCATCGCGATCGGTGTGATAAGCTCGATCGAAAATCTTGCGTTGTCTCCCGGCATTACCATCTCTACGCCTTCTTCAAGCTTGATATTGCCTGTTACGTCTGTTGTCCTGAAGTAGAACTGTGGTCTGTAGCCGTTGAAGAATGGGGTATGTCTTCCGCCCTCTTCCTTGCTCAGTACGAATACCTCTGAGTCAAACTTTGTATGGGGCTTTATTGACTTCGGCTTTGCAAGTACCTGGCCTCTTTCGATCTCAGTTCTTTGTACTCCTCTTAGAAGCACTCCTATGTTGTCTCCTGCCTGTGCCTCGTCAAGAAGCTTCCTGAACATCTCTACTCCGGTTACTACTACTGTTCTGGACTCTTCTGTTAGACCTACTATCTCTACGTTGTCGCCGGTCTTTACTACTCCTCTTTCTACTCTGCCTGTTGCTACTGTTCCTCTTCCTGTGATTGAAAATACGTCCTCTACTGGCATCAGGAATGGCTTGTCTATCTCTCTTTGTGGCTGTGGAATGTATGTGTCTACTTCTTCCATCAGCTTAACTATCTTGTCTCCCCATGGTCCCATTGGATCATCAAGTGCCTTCAATGCTGATCCTGCTACGATCGGTGTGTTGTCGCCATCGAATTCGTACTCTGTCAGAAGCTCTCTTACTTCCATCTCTACAAGCTCGATTAGCTCAGGGTCGTCTACCATGTCTTCCTTGTTAAGGAATACTACTATCTTAGGTACTCCTACCTGCCTTGACAGTAGGATGTGCTCTCTTGTTTGTGGCATTGGGCCGTCTGCTGCCGATACTACAAGGATTGCTCCGTCCATCTGTGCTGCTCCGGTGATCATGTTCTTTACATAGTCAGCATGGCCTGGGCAGTCTACGTGTGCGTAGTGTCTGTTTGCTGTCTCATACTCTACGTGGGATGTAGATATGGTGATTCCTCTTTCTCTCTCCTCAGGTGCCTTGTCTATGTGTGCGTAGTCGATGAATTCACCTGTTCCGAATCTCTTGTTCAATACTAATGTTATCGCTGCTGTCAGTGTGGTTTTACCGTGGTCAACGTGGCCTATTGTTCCTACGTTAACGTGGGGTTTCGTTCTTTCAAATTTTTGCTTACCCATTTCTTGATCCTCCCTTGATTGCTTTATTTGTTTCCCAATACCTTTTCAGATATACTTGCAGGAACTGGCTCGTAATGGTCGAATTGCATCGAGTAAAGTCCTCTACCCTGGGTGTTTGATCTAAGGTCCGTTGCATAACCGAACATTTCTGACAGCGGCACATATGCTCTGATTATCTGTGCTCCGCTGACTAACTCCATTCCTTCCATCTTGCCTCTTCTTGAGTTGATATCTCCGATTACATCCCCCATGTATTCCTCAGGTACTGTAACCTCTACCTTCATCATAGGCTCAAGCAGAGTAGGTCCAGCCTTTCTAAGGGCTTCTCTAACTCCCATTGATCCCGCTATCTTAAACGCCATTTCTGATGAGTCAACGTCATGGTAAGATCCATCATAAAGGGTTACCTTTACATCCAGTACAGGGTAACCGCCCAGAA
This region includes:
- the rpsJ gene encoding 30S ribosomal protein S10, giving the protein MSNKQKIRIRLKAYDHELLDSSAQRIVETAKRTGASVSGPVPLPTEKEIITILRAVHKYKDSREQFEQRTHKRLIDILNPNQKTVDSLMKLNLPAGVDIEIKL
- the tuf gene encoding elongation factor Tu; this encodes MGKQKFERTKPHVNVGTIGHVDHGKTTLTAAITLVLNKRFGTGEFIDYAHIDKAPEERERGITISTSHVEYETANRHYAHVDCPGHADYVKNMITGAAQMDGAILVVSAADGPMPQTREHILLSRQVGVPKIVVFLNKEDMVDDPELIELVEMEVRELLTEYEFDGDNTPIVAGSALKALDDPMGPWGDKIVKLMEEVDTYIPQPQREIDKPFLMPVEDVFSITGRGTVATGRVERGVVKTGDNVEIVGLTEESRTVVVTGVEMFRKLLDEAQAGDNIGVLLRGVQRTEIERGQVLAKPKSIKPHTKFDSEVFVLSKEEGGRHTPFFNGYRPQFYFRTTDVTGNIKLEEGVEMVMPGDNARFSIELITPIAMEEGLRFAIREGGRTVGAGVVTKVYE